One Deltaproteobacteria bacterium genomic window, TCGATTACCTTTCTTCCTAATGAAGAGAATCGTCAAGTATCGCCCGGCCGTTGTCCGACCCAACGCAGCATAGAGATCTTCGCCCGCCACATGGCCAGGTTCGAGGCGTCTGACAAGCGGTGTCCGCAACAAGGCATCCTCCACCTCTTCGATCGACACACCGTGCTTGCGCTCAAGCTTTGCAACGATCTCGTCAAGCCACAGAATCTCTGAGATGACCACCTGAGATTTCCCCCGGCGCACTGTTGAATTCGGGAACCTTCGAATCGACGCGACACGTCGCCCAAGCCGCCCGCACGGCGGCGACTTGGGGCCGGCCGTGAAGTTCGCGGCACACGGACTGACACCCCGCTATCCTCGGGGCTGCGCCCTGGGCGCCACCAGCAGACGGGGGAACAGCGCTGACATGTCGCCGTCACTCTACGCCGCAAAATGACGCCGTGCTAGCGCTTTCAGCGCCGGGAAGCACTCGCCCTGCTTGGCGTCTCCGTCGGGGCCTCATAGCCGACGACCCAGCGCCCCTCAGTCACTTGCGCCGAGCCGCAGTCCAAACACGCTAACCCAAACGGGGTGGAGCCAATGTGCCTCGGCATCCCCCACCTCGCGTGCGATTCCAGTGGGGACCGAAGAAGGCGGCTTCCAATCCTGCCTCTGCCCTCGTGCACTGCCCTCTTCGCGATCAGTGCATGCCGTGGCTGCCGCTGCTGCATAGACCGCCGGCATTTTTACGGCTATTCTGCCGGCGATGTATCCACGTGAGCTGGCGCTGCCGCAGCGCTCGTTCTTTCTCTTCGGCCCGCGCGGGACCGGCAAGACCACCTGGCTGCGCTCGGTCTTGCCGAGCGCCCACTGGGTCGACCTGCTCGTCGATCGCGAGCTGATCCGGCTCATGCGCCAGCCCGGCCGCTTCACCCAGGAGGTCGAGGCGCTGCCGGCGGGCACCTGGGTGGTCGTCGACGAAGTGCAGAAGCTGCCGCCGATTCTCAACGAGGTGCAAGACCTCATCACCAGGCGCGGCCCGCGCTACCGCTTCGCGCTGACCGGGTCGAGCGCGCGCAAGCTCAAGCGCGGCCACGCCAACCTGCTGCCCGGCCGGCTCATTAACCGCAAGTTCTTCCCCTTGACTGCGGCCGAGATCGGGGATGACTTCAGCATCGACGGCGTCCTGCGCTTCGGCACCCTGCCGGCGGTGATCGCCGAAAGCGGCGGCGACGGTGCGCGCATTGACTTGCTGGAAGCTTACGCCGAGAACTATCTCACGCAAGAGATTCGCCAGGAAGCGGTGGTCAAACAACTGGACTCCTTCACCCGTTTCCTCGAAGTCGCGGCGGTGATGAACGCCGAGGTCGTCAACGTCGCCGGCATTGCACGAGACGCGGCGGTGGCACGTCCGACCGTGCAGGGCTACTTCGAGATTCTTACCGACACACTCATCGGCGCCTGGCTGCCGGCGTGGCGGCCGCGCGCAAAAGTGAAAGAGCTTCGTCACTCGAAGTTTTATTTCTTCGATGCCGGCGCGGTGCGGGCGCTGGCCGGGCGGCTACGCGAGCCGCTCGGCGCCGAGGAGCGGGGC contains:
- a CDS encoding BrnT family toxin; amino-acid sequence: MVISEILWLDEIVAKLERKHGVSIEEVEDALLRTPLVRRLEPGHVAGEDLYAALGRTTAGRYLTILFIRKKGNRALIISARDMDRKERRLYGRK
- a CDS encoding ATP-binding protein, which translates into the protein MYPRELALPQRSFFLFGPRGTGKTTWLRSVLPSAHWVDLLVDRELIRLMRQPGRFTQEVEALPAGTWVVVDEVQKLPPILNEVQDLITRRGPRYRFALTGSSARKLKRGHANLLPGRLINRKFFPLTAAEIGDDFSIDGVLRFGTLPAVIAESGGDGARIDLLEAYAENYLTQEIRQEAVVKQLDSFTRFLEVAAVMNAEVVNVAGIARDAAVARPTVQGYFEILTDTLIGAWLPAWRPRAKVKELRHSKFYFFDAGAVRALAGRLREPLGAEERGHLLETYVLHELRAYLNRSGCGGQLAYWRTPAGSEVDFVWTRADSAVGIEVKAATRWRQGDGAALKHLAEEKHLKRAFGVYLGREPLRDGAALILPLREFLDRLAAGAVIG